The Spirochaeta cellobiosiphila DSM 17781 genome contains the following window.
CAGATATTGCTAAAGGATCGGGTGAGCTCTTATCTGAGCTATCAGTTTGTGGTGATGTTGCTTCGGATCCATTATTAATTCCCTTTTTCATAGGACTAGGTATCAGAAAATTATCAGTAACTCCAGCTAAAGTTGAAAGCGTAAAACAAATACTAAGTAGTTACACTATAAGAGAAGCAGAGGAACTGGCCAATAAGATCTTATCAATCAAAAGAGTCAAAGAAATGGAACAGTTCATAAAGAGTTATTCAAAACTTTAGTAAGACCTTCCTGTCTCCGATAATTGACTTATGAAGAAGGTACTGGTTTTTTGTTTAATCTTATTATCCACTATATATTCTTTTGCCCAGGATCTCACTTTGAGTGCAGAAGATCTCTATATGGAAGCTTCCATAGAAGGTGGTTATCATCTGTATATTCGTAAGAAACCGGATATCAATTCTGTAATGTTAACAAATACTTCAAAAGACCCTAACCTTAAGGTCCCCTCCTTTGCCTTAAGAAGTAGTGAATATAATCCTATCAATGGAGATGAAAAAAGGATGCTTGATGGTATCTTCTTACCTGATGGCCACAATTCACTTATAGACTCAACTGTTGAAGATAATGAACGTTTTGGAGAAGCCTTCCATATTTTTATTCCCTACATAAGTCTCTATGGTAATACCTGGAATGCTTATGGGATAAATGGTTCTCTGTATACCTATGATGGCTCCTGGATAGGTATTAGGACTTTTACAACGCCCTATGCTGATTATAGAGGACAATATGCTGATAATCCCTTTATTATGCATATGACCCAGGCGCCTCCCAAAGATATTCCTGCTGGAACAGTAGCAGTACATAAAGATGTGGAAAAAACATTTCCCGTGTTAGCAGAGGAATCGGGTGGTGAGACTTTATATAGCAACGGTGGGGAAGATCTTGTTGATG
Protein-coding sequences here:
- a CDS encoding vWA domain-containing protein, encoding MKKVLVFCLILLSTIYSFAQDLTLSAEDLYMEASIEGGYHLYIRKKPDINSVMLTNTSKDPNLKVPSFALRSSEYNPINGDEKRMLDGIFLPDGHNSLIDSTVEDNERFGEAFHIFIPYISLYGNTWNAYGINGSLYTYDGSWIGIRTFTTPYADYRGQYADNPFIMHMTQAPPKDIPAGTVAVHKDVEKTFPVLAEESGGETLYSNGGEDLVDEIDRIISDIDADTLDLVIALDTTSSMEDDIAFIKNRLIPIIKNEVNKFKIFRLGFVYYRDYFAEYLTKTVPFREDLDSLQTDLERLTVGGGRDLPEAVYEGIDAGIHNFDWIAQARHIILIGDAPPHPVPRGKTKIVTEQTVIKDARELGIQITTIMLPSN